The following are from one region of the Capsicum annuum cultivar UCD-10X-F1 chromosome 1, UCD10Xv1.1, whole genome shotgun sequence genome:
- the LOC107842859 gene encoding probable inactive receptor kinase RLK902: protein MSSSHLLSFLFISLLISAIFSDLYADRAALLYLSAAVRGRTLLWNTTNSNPCSWRGVTCDTTINRVTELRLPGYGLSGEMPLNSIGNLSELRTLSLRRNSLSGFLPSDLGSCTELRILILESNNFSGAIPSNFFNLNNLLRVSFSGNRFSGEISDGFNNLTMLKILYLENNNFSGSLPDLKKLSQLNQFNVSFNRLSGSIPSSLGKFLAPSFLGNSLCGPAGSLGPCPTNNPTNQSDKLSSGAIAGIVIGSAIGLFLVLLVLFMLLRICRSKKSFRQVNVSPVRLPENQLLSSHSTIVAENHDIENVVSGRKDTKGIVRGKVCDDRTDGMVFFGESFELFSLEDLLMASAEVLGKGFFGTTYKAYLDRNVEVVVKRLKNVCVSEKEFRRKVEELGAIGHGNLVPLRAYYYGRDEKLIVYDSMPTSLSAVLHGEKVSKEALTWEIRSRIAQGVATGLEYLHSLGPKVTHGNIKSSNILLTEYYDAYVSEFGIAQLISSISNAKMTGYCAPEVTDTRNVSQEADIYSFGTILLELLTGKNPNSVINEEGIDLPKWVKSIVKERWTIQVFDPELIRLENSEEQMVSLLHLAISCTSQHPERRPPMADITRRIKEIFR from the exons atgtccTCTAGTCATCTTCTTTCCTTCCTCTTCATTTCTCTTCTAATTTCCGCCATCTTTTCGGACCTTTATGCGGATAGAGCCGCTCTACTCTACCTGAGTGCAGCCGTCAGAGGCCGCACTCTTCTGTGGAACACCACCAATTCAAATCCATGTTCATGGCGAGGCGTCACATGTGACACTACAATCAACCGTGTAACTGAACTCCGCCTGCCCGGATATGGTCTATCGGGTGAGATGCCCTTAAATTCCATCGGAAACTTAAGCGAACTCCGCACTCTCAGCCTCCGGCGTAATTCTTTATCAGGGTTTCTTCCTTCAGATTTAGGATCATGCACTGAGTTACGCATTCTTATTTTGGAAAGTAACAACTTTTCTGGTGCAATTCCATCGAATTTTTTCAATCTGAACAATCTTTTACGAGTGAGTTTTTCTGGAAACAGGTTTTCCGGTGAAATATCTGACGGGTTTAACAATCTGACTATGCTGAAAATTTTGTACTTGGAAAATAACAACTTCTCTGGCTCACTTCCTGACCTGAAAAAACTCTCACAGCTCAATCAATTCAATGTCTCTTTCAACAGATTATCAGGTTCAATCCCTTCTAGTTTAGGTAAATTCTTAGCTCCTTCTTTTCTTGGAAATTCACTTTGTGGCCCTGCAGGCTCTCTTGGCCCTTGTCCTACAAATAACCCCACCAATCAATCTGATAAACTTTCCAGTGGAGCAATAGCCGGAATAGTAATCGGCTCTGCAATCGGATTGTTTTTAGTACTTCTGGTTTTGTTTATGTTACTGAGAATTTGTAGGAGTAAAAAAAGTTTCCGACAAGTGAACGTGTCGCCCGTGAGACTACCGGAGAATCAACTTTTGAGTTCTCATTCAACAATAGTGGCAGAAAATCATGATATTGAAAATGTTGTTTCGGGCAGGAAAGATACAAAGGGGATAGTAAGGGGAAAAGTGTGTGATGATAGGACTGATGGGATGGTGTTTTTTGGGGAAAGTTTTGAGTTGTTCAGTTTGGAGGATTTATTGATGGCTTCGGCTGAGGTTTTGGGAAAAGGTTTCTTTGGAACTACCTATAAAGCATATTTGGATAGAAATGTTGAAGTGGTTGTGAAGAGGTTGAAAAATGTTTGTGTTTCAGAGAAGGAATTTAGGAGAAAAGTGGAGGAATTGGGAGCAATTGGCCATGGGAATTTGGTGCCTCTCAGAGCATACTATTATGGAAGAGATGAAAAACTAATTGTTTATGACTCTATGCCTACAAGCTTGTCTGCTGTTTTGCATG GCgaaaaagtttcaaaagaagCATTGACATGGGAGATTAGGAGCAGAATTGCACAAGGGGTTGCCACTGGTCTTGAATATCTCCATTCATTAGGCCCTAAAGTCACTCATGGCAACATCAAGTCATCTAACATTCTCCTCACCGAGTACTACGACGCATATGTATCAGAATTTGGCATAGCACAGTTGATTTCCTCCATATCAAACGCCAAAATGACTGGATATTGTGCCCCTGAGGTGACAGACACTCGAAATGTTTCCCAAGAAGCCGATATCTATAGCTTTGGCACCATTCTGTTAGAGCTCCTAACGGGTAAAAATCCTAACAGTGTCATCAACGAAGAGGGAATTGACCTGCCTAAATGGGTGAAATCTATAGTTAAAGAGAGGTGGACAATACAAGTGTTTGATCCTGAGTTAATTAGATTGGAGAATTCTGAAGAGCAAATGGTTTCATTACTACATCTTGCTATTTCTTGTACATCCCAGCACCCGGAAAGGCGGCCGCCTATGGCTGACATTACCAGGCGCATCAAAGAAATTTTTAGGTGA